In the Treponema maltophilum ATCC 51939 genome, TTGCACACAACATCGCCGTCGGCAAACCCGGAGCCTTCCGCGAAGAAATAATCGATGCGGCAAAAAAAGCGTCGCTGCACGAATTTGTCGCATCGCTGCCGAACGGATACGACACGGAAGTCGGGGAATTGGGCGCGACGCTGTCCGGCGGGGAACGGCAGCGCATAGGGCTTGCCCGCGCCTTTTTGCACAATGCGCCGCTTATGCTTTTGGACGAGCCCACAAGCAACCTCGACGCGCTGAACGAAGGCATTATTTTAAAATCGCTTAAAGAAACATCAAAAGACAAAACGGTCGTTATCGTATCGCACCGGAGATCGACGCTGAACATTGCTCGTGCCGTTGTCGAAATGCAAAAGGACGGAAAAAAACAGTGAAAAATCCGCTTCGTTATATATGGCTTTTACTCGGTTTTATCAGCTTCGCCATCGGTACCGTCGGAATCGTGTTGCCGATTCTTCCGACCTTTCCGTTTTATTTGGCAGCGCTGTTTTGCTTTGCAAAAAGTTCAAAAAGGCTGTATGATTGGTTTATCAATCATCCGTTGTATAAAAAATATTTGGAACGATTTCTTCAGCGCAGGCCGATGACGTGGACGGCGAAGGCTGCGGTTCTTGTTCCGCTGAGTGCAGCCATGCTTGTCGGCTTTATTATGATGAAACGGGTTCCCGTCGGAAGAATTTGTCTTGCGGTTATATGGCTTTTTCATGTAATCTACTTTATATTCGGTATCAAAACGGAGCATGAAGAAACGTCGGATGAAAAACCGCTGTGTGAAAATCCGCGGCAGCCGGATAAAAAACGTTTGGAAAATTCAGAGGTAAAATCATGAAAAAACGGTTTGTTGCATCGCTCCCGCTTGTGTTTTTATCGTTGCTGTTTATGTCGTGTCCGCTCGACGGGAATGGCTGGGATTTTAGCGATTTGGGAACTTATGACGAAAAAACGGCATGGACAAAGAGTTTCGTCGACACAGCCCGGTCCGCTACCTATCTTTCGGATTTGGAAAAAGATGTAATTCTCGAAATAAATAAGGCTCGTACTAATCCGCGCGCATATGCCGCTCTCTATTTACTGCCGTATGTTACCAACGGTACCGCAAGCAACGCTATGAAAGAGTGCATTATAAAAATGAAGATAATGAAGCCGATAGTTCCATTGCAGCCCGGGAAGGGGCTGACACTTGCTGCCAAAGAATGGGTCGAGCTGCAGGGACCGAGCGGATATATAGGACACGACAACATGTTTTGGGATCGTCTTGATAAACATTGTTATTTTTGGGGATGGAAAGGCGAAAATATTTCCTATGGTTACAACGATGCAAAGACAATCGTTATTACGCTTTTGGAAGATAAAAACGTATCGGACCGCGGACACCGTAAAAATATCTTAGATCCGCGTTTCGCCTATATTGGCGTCGGTTTCGGTCCGCACAAAAAATACGGCCATATGTGCGTGCAGGATTTTACGGGAGGGTATAAGGATAAATAAGGGAAAGAGGTTTGTAAAGTGCCGCATAGTTTTATTGCTGTTATTGGTGTGTCTATAATATAATGCTGTCAGCACATTTCGATTAACAAAATAAATATAAGAATGCGGAAGATAAACCCCTCTATGTGTTAAAAGCGAAAAAGAGTTTTGAAAGCACACACGATGCATCGTACTTTAAGGGAAATGAAGGTATTTTCTTACGGTGTTTTGGAAACCCGCCCTTATATGCGGGCGCTGCTAGGTGATTTTAACAGTATGAAAATTTGCTGAATTTATTCTTCGTCTTGCAGCATGAACGCCTGTTCGACGATAGCCATTACATCATCAAGTTCATCCAAACTGCTTAAACTGACTTCGACATCACCATTACCCCACTTGCCGACATTTGATATGTCTTTACAAATTCCTTTCGGATCGATGACATCGGAAAATTTCATATTCACTGTTAGAGTGAGTCGCGCTTTTTGAATAATCACATCTACAAAATTAGTATCGAGTTTGTATGCGATATACATTTTTTTAAATTCTCTTCTCACATAGGTACTGAGATTGAGAATTCGGATGTTAACTTTTTCAAAAAGCATACGGTTAAACGCATTCAAGTGCTGATAACTTTCAAGGGTATATTCCGATACGCTATCTTTTTGCTTACGGTAAGGAGCAAGTTCAGCCTCCGTGAGTGTCGGGTAAGGCCATACCTTTTTGGCAATTTCGCCAAGCTGAACCGCGCGCTCATTGATCTGCCTCTCGCTCCAGGAGGCCTGAGCGACGACATATTTATTCAGACGGAGCGCGCTCTGTCTGAAACCGCCGTCTATTGTCAGTTTGTCGGTAAACGGTAAATCGCTCATTTCGGAATTGTATGCCGTCAATGTAAGATTACCGATCGTATGCAGATACTTTTTTTGAATTTCATTCCATCTATCGCCAAGCGCGGACACCCACTCTGCACAAAGGTGAGGGTTTTGCGGGATGATATGCTCAATGCTCAAATTTTCCGGAACAACGGCCGACTTGTTATCCCAATTTTCAAGTCGTCCAAGGATATAGCGGCATCGACTCATATTGTAAATATCGCGTTTTAGGAAAGCATCAAAGAAATGTTCGTCGTCCGGAAACTCTTTGTAGGAGTCGAGCAAAATAAAAAACGCTTTTACCGAGTTCAAGTAGTCGTCCGATTTGATGTCATTTTTCATTGTGGCGAAGGTTTTATTCAGCGAGTTCGTCGGAATGTCGCAAACTGCGCGGCGCAAGACGTAGCTCACGCAAAGCAGTAGAATCTCTCGCAGTTCTTCAATTGTTATTAAACCATTGTCACAGTCTTCATGTACTTTCAGCAAAAACGGATAAGCAACTTCCATGCGAATCGATTTTATATCGCCGTACAACGATTTCAGTACGGGATCGTCGCTTTTGACAAAATACATATCCGTATAGTATTTTGCGAATCTGTAAATATCTCGGCACAGATCGCGAACACTCAGCTTATCGGCATGATGGTAGGCACGGAACTCCTTGTATACTTCGTTTTTCCGGGGAATTCTGCCTAATTTTATTGTAAGATAGTCGCGAAAAAAATTATCCAGCAATTCACTCTGGTGTTCGTAATCGAAAAGCTGCTCAATCGGCTGCCAGATGTTATTGTAAATATCCGACTGAGTGATAGAATCAACCCCCATCAGCAAGTGATTACGGATAAGATCGGAATCTTTCAAATCCATACCGGTAGAATTCAAGCTCTCGAAAATCGCCTGCGGATCGTCGTACTGACGATCGAGAACGATATCTACGATTTGCAGTTTCCCGATAGCGTTGTAGA is a window encoding:
- a CDS encoding YbaN family protein, which translates into the protein MKNPLRYIWLLLGFISFAIGTVGIVLPILPTFPFYLAALFCFAKSSKRLYDWFINHPLYKKYLERFLQRRPMTWTAKAAVLVPLSAAMLVGFIMMKRVPVGRICLAVIWLFHVIYFIFGIKTEHEETSDEKPLCENPRQPDKKRLENSEVKS
- a CDS encoding CAP domain-containing protein; its protein translation is MKKRFVASLPLVFLSLLFMSCPLDGNGWDFSDLGTYDEKTAWTKSFVDTARSATYLSDLEKDVILEINKARTNPRAYAALYLLPYVTNGTASNAMKECIIKMKIMKPIVPLQPGKGLTLAAKEWVELQGPSGYIGHDNMFWDRLDKHCYFWGWKGENISYGYNDAKTIVITLLEDKNVSDRGHRKNILDPRFAYIGVGFGPHKKYGHMCVQDFTGGYKDK
- a CDS encoding DUF262 and DUF1524 domain-containing protein, translated to MNAFKSTIYKYLGGTCQYLIPLYQRTYNWEREQCTRLWNDIVNLHTTHKEGHFLGSIVRIDEDAAAGSTQAMLIDGQQRLTTVTLLLVALRDYAAEHPDCGTNPNKITDTLLINQYETGDAKYKLLLTQTDRNTLIKKIEGSPIPDSLKSRVVDNYTFFFDRINKAEVAPADLYNAIGKLQIVDIVLDRQYDDPQAIFESLNSTGMDLKDSDLIRNHLLMGVDSITQSDIYNNIWQPIEQLFDYEHQSELLDNFFRDYLTIKLGRIPRKNEVYKEFRAYHHADKLSVRDLCRDIYRFAKYYTDMYFVKSDDPVLKSLYGDIKSIRMEVAYPFLLKVHEDCDNGLITIEELREILLLCVSYVLRRAVCDIPTNSLNKTFATMKNDIKSDDYLNSVKAFFILLDSYKEFPDDEHFFDAFLKRDIYNMSRCRYILGRLENWDNKSAVVPENLSIEHIIPQNPHLCAEWVSALGDRWNEIQKKYLHTIGNLTLTAYNSEMSDLPFTDKLTIDGGFRQSALRLNKYVVAQASWSERQINERAVQLGEIAKKVWPYPTLTEAELAPYRKQKDSVSEYTLESYQHLNAFNRMLFEKVNIRILNLSTYVRREFKKMYIAYKLDTNFVDVIIQKARLTLTVNMKFSDVIDPKGICKDISNVGKWGNGDVEVSLSSLDELDDVMAIVEQAFMLQDEE